One genomic window of Medicago truncatula cultivar Jemalong A17 chromosome 1, MtrunA17r5.0-ANR, whole genome shotgun sequence includes the following:
- the LOC25483861 gene encoding 54S ribosomal protein L19, mitochondrial: MSVPKVVAATIRLRVPAGGARPAPPVGPALGQYRLNLMAFCKDFNARTQKFKPDTPMAVTITAYKDNTFEFTVKSPSVSWYLKKAAGIELGSTRPGHVTATSLSLRHVYEIAKVKQSDPYLQGMPLESISKSIIGTARSMGIKIVKDLE; this comes from the coding sequence ATGAGCGTTCCGAAAGTGGTAGCGGCGACAATTCGGTTGAGAGTTCCAGCTGGAGGAGCACGTCCGGCGCCTCCTGTGGGACCTGCGCTAGGTCAGTACCGACTGAACCTTATGGCTTTCTGCAAAGACTTCAACGCACGGACTCAGAAATTCAAGCCTGATACACCAATGGCTGTTACAATAACAGCTTACAAGGACAACACCTTTGAGTTCACTGTGAAATCTCCTTCCGTCTCGTGGTACCTGAAGAAAGCCGCGGGTATCGAATTGGGAAGTACCCGGCCCGGTCACGTGACCGCCACCTCACTGTCACTTCGGCACGTGTATGAGATCGCTAAGGTGAAACAGTCTGATCCTTACTTGCAGGGTATGCCACTTGAGTCCATTTCTAAATCCATTATTGGTACAGCTAGAAGCATGGGAATCAAAATTGTCAAAGATCTTGAATGA